In Centropristis striata isolate RG_2023a ecotype Rhode Island chromosome 8, C.striata_1.0, whole genome shotgun sequence, the genomic window AAAGCTTAAGGTATGAAAAGAAAGTGAGAGGAAGACTGAGGGTGCCAGAGGTTGACAGGCAgagtgaaaaatataaaaataaataacacgaGGAGGCACAAGTGAGAAAATGCAAGCAGGAAAATTGTAGACGATATTCAGAAATCCACCATCTCCTCATTATCTAGCAGCATCTGCTGCCACGCAGACAGCCGAGCGGCttccgctgtgtgtgtgtgtgtgtgtgtgtgtgtgtgtgtgtgtgtgtgtgtacggctgcaaatgtgtgtgtgtgtgtgtgtgtgtttccctgcTAATTGGCAGCCACAGTTTCCCATTTTAACCAGCGATTCGAGTGTAAGTGGCTGATAGCTGTCTGGCCCTCGTGTTGTTCTGCTGCCCTGAATAATTGATAAGTCAGTCATATTATTAGCCCCCAAAGACAAAACGCATCAACCAAATTATAACTGAGTGAAATGAGGGAGTGAATGGCGCGAGGCAAAATGTCTCGGCAGATTGTCTGAAGATGCCTTACGAGGGTTTTTGAGTTGCCGGTGCTCGTGCCAGAATTGGCAGCCTGCTATCTTTGCCCGATGTGTGATTTGAATGACATTTCATTGACGGGGAAATGCAAAAGAGGAGGCAAGCTGCACAAGTGCTGCTCAAAGCATTtatgcaaaaaaggaaaaaaatggattTCTCGCTCTGTGCCCGCAtacatttctgtcagaatccATCATTAAGCCCCAATGAAATGTATGTCAGTTGTGGATTCGCTGAGCATAAATTTCGGCGTGTTACCCCAGCAGGCGCCGATGAGCATCCTCTGGCGGGGGGCGGGGTTGGGGATGGCTCCGTTGTCGTGGATGAGGGCGGGGTCGAAGGTCACACCGTCAACATACAGGGTCACAGAGGGGAACTGCACGCTGAGTGAGAGATGATGCCACTCGCTGTCACACACCTGTAGGGCAGAAGTAAACAGAGTCAACATGAGGCTGAACGGAGTTAACAGGTGAAATATCCTGCAGGGCCAACGTCTGGATGTTTACTGGTTTGTGAGGGAAAtattcagatattttatttgagtaaaagtacccatacaacaatataaaaatactcagttacaagtaaaagtacagcaCGATAGCCATgaagtttgaataaaatattttttacctctttccatgaaatgatagTGACAATGGGATTTATTCTTGACGGataaaatgcactttattaatcaatctcttccaaacatctcacaatgaaaatgaaaccacaattaacagaggattgtgtctgaaaacaaaattattccaactttatcggtgatgttaaaagtaaaagtactcattctgCAGAAAATTGGCTCCAGTGACTGatttatcataaaatattacattattgttatttattgagCCAGTAGTTTAAAACTATATTAATTAGCCTTTAGGGCAGTTGTTTTCCAACTAAAGAGAAACAAGATACGATCTGAGGGGTTCTGAGATGATTAATGGgggagaaaataacaaaacaaaatgttctgtTGTACAAATTCACTTTCCTTTTCTGGACTTTTCTCTtatctttgctttttttattttttattttttttagttattgaatCATTtgaacagttaaatctcaacgACGACATTTGAAAGGGTTACAATTAAACTCACATACATCTGTAATGTGACAAAAATGGTTCTGTCtttaataatatattgtattttataaactaatctaatattttttaatgtaaaatcttaatctgaaaagtaactaaagctcttaaaaacacagtggagtaaaaaattgttttttggggttttttttgtagtggATTAGAAACATAAAGTATCCTCAAATTGgaataataaaacacaagaaCCTCAGAATTGTACTGTACAGTAGAAAAATGTACCACAAGTAAATATTTATCTATGTTGTATGTACATTCCTGTAAACATTAGTTTTTTCTGTAGATACGGTGACATCAGGGGGAGTGAAAGAAGAAAGACGAGGGAATTATACAGACAGAGGGGCAGAAAAGAAAGACCAAggtaataagataagatatcgTGGTTTCAGACAGAGGGATTTGACAAATCTTCTCCGTATCAGCTCAGCATCCTTTAATCCATGCTGCTTCAATCTGTCTGGGACCAGCAGCTTCAGTCAAAACAAACCTCCCAGTGTGGTGTCTGACTGATATAGAAAATTAGttcattttgtctcttagtGCCTTGAAACTTCTTCAttgtattagtttatttaaccctcctgttatgttcatttctcataaaaaaaaacaataatgttcattggtcaatttgacccggggcatgttaaATTATCCCAAACTGGCAGAAACTAAAAATCCCAATACACAtggtttatatttaattaataactccattactaatcatatttattattattattacaatattttgtgcaatggtgttctttacctcccacagatcatggttcaatgaggataatttacttgtttttaaaaaaaatgcatgtttaaactttttttctgatgtacattggaaagacccttcatataaaatacaatgattttacatgacattgattttaaaaaaaaattctacatttttatttttatttttctatgaaaaaatacttttgattttaaaactttgaaatgggtcaatttgacccacaacataacaggagggttaaaatgggatttttttaaaccacgTGAATATGTAAtttgaaataagaaatgtgtGCTTTTGTATTGCAGAGAGATTAATGTTTTGTAGAATAGTGGTGTCTGGGCCAGATGCTTGgcaccacacagacacactaacTTTCCTCCAGTTCAGTTTAATTCCAAAGGTACGAATACAGAAGAACATCAAAGCTAAGTGTTGCCGTTCCCTCAGTACCTGCTCCAGTTTCCACAAGAACTTGACGGGCCGTGCGGCTGAGACGTCGGGCCAGTAGAAGAGAGAGAGGCGGCAGCCGTGGACGGAGAGGGAATAGTGGGAGAAGGAATCATCTGTAAAAGCAGAGGAGAAAATAATTGGTGGGTCAGTGTGGTCTTGTCAAACTGTCTTCATATCACCCGACATTTCTTCAGAGAACAACCACAGTACGACATAAAAATGTGCAATGAGTTTAATATAGATTTTAATCTCTGTTTTATCTTTCTCACTTGTgaattttattgctgttttaacCCGAGGGAAGGTTTGCTGAACATGCTGGGATTTTTTTAGCTACCCCTACAAAGGCATAAAGATGGAAATATTCACACACGATATTCAGCCTGGCACTATTACAGCGTTTTACTGTCTTTCTGCTGCTCTCCACTTGGCTGCTCAAGTGGAGCAGCTCGGGGTTAAGTGTCTCTCTCAAGAGCACCTTGATAGTAGTTGTTGAAGCTataaacaggtttttttctctattttagcCTTTATTTTCGCTCCAGTTGTGTGGTTTCTAGTGGGTAACCTTATGGGGTTTAACGTGTGATGTTTTCCCAGAACAGAATTGCCAATAATATTCTCCTCATATTCCAAAACACTCACTTAGAGTTCTATTAAAATCATGACTCTGCAAAGTAACGCACCGTTCTTGACAGTGCTGCACACAATAGTCTCCTCCTCCTTGCGGTTTCCTCTGGTCTGGGTGGTGGTCGGCTGGATGTTGGCGCCGCCCCGTCGCATCCACAGCTGCAGGGTGAAGTGGTCGCCCGACAACGCCGAGACAACCGAGTCAGGCACCACGGCGACGTGGTTGGAGCCGTTGAAGGAGAAGACCAGAGATGAATCAGAGGAGGGGAGAGTGGGCAGGGCGGAGGTCCAGTTGGCGGCAGGAgagggaggtgggaggaggTCGACTTCCCCCCGGACAGCACctgaagaggagaaagagagaaaataatgaaGGGGGAATATTTTACTCATTGTCAGGTCCATGCTTGAAATCTcgactagaacatgtttacatgatttaatatgaaaaaaacaacatttttttctcctactgCCTGAATATACCTCTCAGAGTCCGGCAGATAaatcggttgacagatattatcaaaCGATATCCATGTTAGGCCTGTcccgataacacatttttaggacgatatattttcccagaaaccgtcacgataaacgatagtattgttgtattgatgttttagttttataacgatattagagcatattAAGTCCATCCTTTTTTTCACAGCAATGAAGTTTTAAATCTCAGGAATAATAAACATTGAAactgaaatgtggaaaatatcctagataaataaaacaaaaaaataaacaacaaccaaaataatgaaatatgatgaaatgaaatagaatttcaggctctgttaacaaaacattgcaatgagatattaattatgtattatattatttcattattaaaataatatataaacagctggaatggctgatGATCGGGTTTTTTGGCAATTCGTACTGTCTGGCAgatatttgcagcattactttaaacacaacacaaaaaagcacaaaaagtcacgcatgtaagctacaatatattgagtccagaaaaaaaccattgtgtccatttttatatatcaaacgataagtcgatatagttattatcatgacaggcctaatggtcacccataaagtttgaataattgtgttttcagacacaatcctctgttaattgtggttttcattgtgacatgtttggaagagattcaTTAATAAAGTGTTGAGAAGATATGCACTACagctgtcaataataaatcacattatcacaTAATTTCatagaaagaggaaaaaaaacattttattaactaACTTAGGGGGGCTactgtgtatatgctgtctgacaTGTGCCgctatgaaaacttttttttacacaatatataatgcagaaaatgttgcttggtgtgATTCAGAAATTGTGCTAGCTATTGaatcttttattctttttaaaaaaaacagtcagcaattgactgaaacttaacagtaataatgattatttaattccttttcatttttaattttcttagtTATCATTAACAGAATTGGATGacaattaaaattttttttatcatgtatAACAATGTATACAATGTTAAATACTATTAGATAatgtagctctctgggtacatttgcagagtggtgaaaaatcagtgaACAACTAATTCTCCCTCTCTAAATTCAGTATCAGCATCAGCCTCAATAATCCCCATATAACAGTCAGGCTCTAATACCTCTATTTACCGCCTGTCTGAAGCGTTTTGTTTTAGCGTCTCTGCATCATCACTGCAGCCAAAGTAGGGTTGGGCAATGTCTACCAAATCTGCATACGTCAatgtccacagtgaaacatcacAATGATGCTTCAACCACAAACTActcaaatcaaatgaaaatcACCAGAAATTTCTGAATTACATagactaatactactactaataaacattttgtttctataGCACCTCATAAAAAaacagcttacaaagtgctttgacagagagcaaTTAATCACAAAGGAGAATGACGCCATAAAGAGCAGAGATAAGGCCTaagaaaacaattcttacataaaaatgataaaagacaGCATAGGATCAATTACAAGACAATCTCAGATACCAAgggaaagtaaataaataataagaacaTAATTAAAAGGTAAAGGGACGACTATATagataatagaatagaatgaaAAAGAGCCAGATGGAAAACactctataaaagtgggttttaagaagtgatttagaAGAAGCTACAGACTCTATGTGCCTTATCTCCTCGGGCAGCtctaataatatttaacattgtataCATCGTTCCAAAGCCCAGTCACCTTTGGATTTTACTTTTGACTTTAGTCAGAAAGGAGCCACCCGAGGATCTAAGGACGCAGGTCGGCTAGTAGGGAATTAATGACTCTGATAAATAGTTAGGAGTCAGACCTAAACGAGCTttaaaagtaatcagtaaaatcCTAAATCAATTGTCTGAATCAGTTTGAACAAAGTCTCTTCTACTTTAGAATCATTGATGTGACAGCACGAGTTTGCTGGTCTGTgcaacattaaataaatcaaaattgttactttttaagcaCTTGCTATATGACACTGCAAACACGTGCTCAGGTGTAGGTGTTGGTTGGGGGCGGGGCTTTTAAATCGTGATGTTGGGCTCAGTGGTCGATGAACTGCCATTGCAATGGACGATGTGCATTTCTCCGCTCTTTATaatcaaaaaagtcataaaaatctAACTTTTTACAGTATTCAAATTTTCCCACACTCTGAATATTCACACTTTGAGCTGTGAGCCCAAACTCACCACACAGCCGTCGCACAGATCTGTCAGAGTAGCTGTCTCTGTCGCAGCCCTTCCCGATGTGTCCGGTCTGGAGCTCTACGGTGGCCTGGATGTTCCACACTGTCTCCTCACAGGTCTCCAGGTGCAGGCTGGGGAACAGCGGGATGCTACCTGACCCGGGTGTGTACTCCACACGTTTAGTCcatcctgaaaaaaatgtcagtaattaTGAGCAAATAACATATGCACTATGTCTCCGCTACGAGGTGCGAtaattttagtttaaaacatgcaaaaagttGCTAATATGTGAAAAAGTAACAGTTCTGACTTCCCGTCGCAGACCTCTATGTATTGTGGTACAGATACAGTCAAAAAtattagactattgttttcttcaatttattgttcattaaatgcctcgtacaactaaaggtacatttgtttggataaatataatgataacaacaaaaatagctcataagagttgatatctagccattttctatggtttttgtgataataaccaaaatccttatcaagaaaaccatggacatggctagatatcagctcttaaatgaaactcttatgggctatttttgttgttatcattatatttgtccaaacaaatgtacctttagttggaccaggcattaaatgaaaaagaaagcaaggagaaaacaggggtggtttattattttttttccatgactgtgtatcGACTACCCAGCCCTTCTACATTCACATATTCTCTcattattatacagtatatatatttcaaatgcGCTTATAGCTGAATAAATGTCACAGGAGCTGGAAACTGGcatattaaaatgtgaaattgtGTTTAAATTGGACTGCACTGTCAATAAACTGTGCTCATCCTGTGGAGGAATCTAATATCAGGCAATTACAGAGAAAGTGTAGTACTAGTAGTATCTATGATCCTATAAATACATTCTCGCAGTTTAATTAAATGCTTTCCCTTGATATTACTTAGGTTCAGCACTACCTCTTTAAAGCTCAGCTCTtgatataaacatgcaaaaggTGATTCATCCAAGCGGCAGCCCACGCACTTTTCAACTAAAAGCGATCGTTTCACCAGATTAAACGACTAAAAAGACATCTGTGGAACCTCGCGAGAGATATCCGAGCATGATAATCGAGGCAGAAAGAGAGCGGCTCGAGACATTGATTACCGATCCAGCCGGGTTTGCAGGAAGGCTTGACCGTGACTACGACCTGGGCGTCGGCCTGGGCTCGGTTCTTCCCACAGTCGAAGGCGGTCACCCAGAAGGTGTGAACACGCTGACGCTTGGAGTCCAACGGCTCTGTGTTCTTAATGTTACCTAGGAgacaagacagagagacaaagaaagaaaggacaAGAAATGTTGAAACACAGGAACAAAAGGGGAACAGAAATAGCAGGATTCGTCATCAGTAAGAAGCTGAAActgaaagaaacaaatgagcGCTCATTGATAAAGCTTCAATCACCACATGTACACAATAACAGAGCCGCTCTCCTGCTCAGTGCACTAAATATATATCCCGAGGAAACAAAAGGAAGATAAATCGAACAGAGCCGAATAAAAAGTGAAGGGTTTTCCTGTTTTAACAGATAAAGGCAACAGAGAATAACTGCGATAGGCTGACAGCGCTCAGCATGCCAGCTGACAGACAATAGGTAAGATGGTGTGACATGgcgagaggagagacagagggatgAAAGAGATAATGGTAGGAACAgaagagacaaagtgaggggaaaaggaaaaacagacaATGACAAGCCCACAGCGTCTGAACACGGTTGGAACAAAAGGTCTCTGTACCAgtttgacccaaaaaagaaaggagCTGCACAAACCCTCTGCAAAAACCCTCCAAGAAGTCCAGGACGATTCTGCAGAGTCATGCTAAAACACTGTCGTGCTCGGCTGCTGTGTCACATTACAATTGATCTCCCAGCAAACAGTCAATGGATACAATTACGACGAGGAATTTAGGGAATCTACGAGCAGCCAGGAagcatacaaaaacaaaaaaaggcatgCTATATAAAACTGAACAGCTGCTGCCATGTTTATGCAGAGACAGAACAATAGTCCGCCCACACACAGTCTATTTTAACATCTTTCGCTTTCTACCTGTGTGAGGAATTAAATACCTGCACTTCTTTTCACTCTGTCGCTATGCAGACATCAATACCCCAGCAGAGtctggtttgtgtgtttttcatgtattGAGTTTAGGGGTTGAATACCAAATATTGAATTGAAGTGATTTTTCTAGCGAACAAGGCCACACAGAGCAGATAGCGCAGACAGCGTATGAAGATAATAATATGGTGACTGGTGGGGATATTGTATTtctgcagcagacagacaaataTTAATAGGTCCACGCTTGTTGATTTACTGCTCCGAGATAAAACATATCTCACCGTCGTTGTCGATAGCGAAGGGCACATTAGgagtgatgatgtcatagaAGCAGATCTGGCTGTACTGCGGGGAGCAGTCGGCATCCAGAGCCTCCACGCGCACGATCCGGTCAAACAGACGCCCCTCTGGGACTGACGCCTCGTAGCGACGTTCGACAAACACGGGGGAGAACTCATTGACGTCGTTTACACGCACATGCACAGTGGCCCTGAGGGACGGAGGGAGGGGAGTGGgaagcagagagagatggattATTGTAACAACAGGAAGCAGAAAGGACTGCAGAGTCTTTACAGTGATTACTGTTCAAAACATTCAATATCTTCTGTTTTAAttgggaggagagaggactAACTAACTTGTGGGATTTCTTGCTGTTGACTCCATCGGGTCCCTCTCCGCAGTCGTAGGCCTGGATGGTGAAGCTGTGCTCCCGCTGGCTCTCGCAGTCCAGCGGTTCCTTGGACCGGACCAGGCCCTCGCCAGTGGAGCGGTCCAGAACCACGGCTTCAAACTGGACGGAGCCTGACCCCGAGGGGCCATTATGAACCCTGAAACCACAGATTTCACCTGAGAGagacggagggagggagaaaaataACTTGTTGTATCAGATCAGAGCAATAAAGTAACTGCAGCAAATTATGGATACTATGAACCCAGATTCacttatacaggtgcatctaaataaattagaatatccaTTTATATAtcaaagtccatttccagtagttcaagtcaaatcgccccaaccaagtattgagtcatatagatggacatatttttcagaggccaacattcacatattaaacatacattttaaaattggtcttttgtaataatcCAAAAATTTTTGGAGACACTgatttttaggtcttcattaaatgtaagccattatcattataattagaagaaattaaatgaactaagacatgaaatgtttcattctgtgtgtaagtGCTATTTCCCcgttttgaattgaatttgactttctatgatattctaatttattgagacgcTCCTGTATTGTCATTCTTGACAAAAATATTGTCTgaaatataataacataatgaTCATCAGCTACCTATTGTTACAAAAATGATTGTTGTTGCCTTTTTTACAAAAGGCTCAgactttttagttgttttgcctcatttttcatgttttgtgccttttgtatACATCATTCtctggttttgtgtctctttgtgctcAATTTATGTCTTATGTAGTAgttttatgtcactttgtaaCTGTTTTCGTCTTAAATGTAGTTGTTCAacgtctctttgttgtcattttgcctCTGTTCGTGGGAGTTTGAAGGCTTCTCTTTACAGCTGTTCTGCATCTCTTTGTACTTGTTTTGGTCTCTGTAGTTTTTTGTACATCTTGCAgttatgtgtctttgtggtcatttttagtctctttAAGTGTCATTTTGCAGGTGAATGCCAGGGGGTGACCCCAGACATTTTAAGGCCCTGTAGGCTCGATAGTCCAGTTCAGTAATTATAAAGAATGCTGCAGCTTTATCTCTTAACTGGAACAAATAACAGAGGTTATATAACTCTTAATGAGCCCTCGCTGAATTGGCTTTTAGTTGGTTTCATAGTCCAGGTTTTTGGGTTTTATTCATGTCTTTTAAAGCTCTTCAGGTCTGGCTCCAGCATAAATTTCCGAGCCTTTGCATACCTTCACTCCACCTCAAATCCTGCTACAAAACTCTGCAGTCTCGACTCAGTACTAAAGGTGATTTATTTCCTGTCAGCACCCCCAAACTTTGGAAAAACAGCAGTCCTCTTAAAATTCATCTCGCTACCTCTGATTCCTTTAAGTCTGAACTAAAAACTCATATTTCTTTATCTCTGTGCGCCCTgtcacttcttctttttattgtctcaatcatttgtgttattttaaggCTTTTCCCCACATCTTTTCTATGAAGCTGTCATTttgctttgaaaagtgttatacaaataaaggttattattatgattaaaacagccgtccacagcagtacatcacttagcttctgtgtcagtactcctgcctgcttctcagTGGGGGCGCCATCTACTGTattaatacactgactatactATGGGTAAGTACCTTATACAACCCcactgaaaaaaaccccaaactatccctttaaagtcCGATAACCTAGTCTTTTTCTAGATTATAATAAGTGCAGACAGACATCTAGAGGATTCCTTTAAGTGTCCCTTTATCTTATACAATCATTataagaatagaataaaaactgACTGCCGCTGGgactcaaaataaaagccttaatATAGCAGCTGATCTTCCCTGGTTGGCAGAAGTCGAAGGTAGGGAAGGTTTCTTGCTCAAACAGCTAATTTTCTCTTCCTTCTTGACACAAGCCCAATAAATTCAGGAGAGTAATTCTAGTCAAGCTATAATAATTTGACTGAACATGGTTATTTCCAGGAGTGCAAACGTGATAACCTTATTTCATCAGCCTGCAGAGGCAAGAGTGCCGCCGACTGCTGCTCCTGCAAAGAAGGGTTGAATTACACTATGATGGGCTAAAAATAGTGGACTCTGTGACTGAATACATTGCCTTTAATATTTAGACTGCTCTATTGGGAAATATGGTAGGAAATGGCAGCAGGCTAATAGCTcaaacttctctctctctgtgaaaaTGAGCGTCGTGTTTACTATGAAGGCCCGACCAAGGCCGGGTGAGATAATTTTCAATTTGGCCTGCTGATGTGATTTTCAACTTGGCTGTGCGAGCACTTGATTTGACCTATTTTTCACAGCAGCCAGTTCTGTGGATGTTCGAGCAAATTCATGgaaaagtttaaatattttggggcatttttctGTGCCAGCTCTCTCATCCTACATTCTCCCATGCTGTTTCGTGCAGTTGGTGTTACCAGCGTAGTGAAGTGGAGCATCTTTGTCCAGGGCGAAGAGAGGGGGATTGAGCAGCACGGTGTTGTCGTTCTCCATGACAATCCCCTGGTACTCTGTCTCGATCCATGGCTTGTGCTTATTGGCTGAACGGCACAGAGAAGAGACCGAAGAGGCTTTGGGTTAAATGGAGCAATTAGAAGGAACCAACGTGTCTATTTATAACACCCCATTATGGGCGAGGACATGGTGAGCATGAGTGGAAAAATACACAATGTATGTGTGACCACAAGGACAGTttaatcacattcacacaccccCTCTTacattctttctctctccataaAGACTTCCCTCTCTTGTTCATGTCAAGCTCCACTCTGCACACCTTCCTGCTTGGCAGTATAATTAAAGGCAGTCAGATCTCACCTTATCACACAGAGGGTTATATTGCTCGTATCAATCAGCCAAACTGGCCTGCCAAACAAAAATGcgcagaaaaaagagaaaaaacaacaacaacaacagccaaGTCCAAACTAAATGCCCGAGGTTTACTGTGAATTTAACCTTTAATTGTGAATTAATTATTCATCCTTGTGCTGAATGTTCTGCGCTGAGTGATCAAAGGGCAAGTTAATGAGCCAGAAGGATGACGATTTTACACTTCAGCAAAGAGCAAAAACAAAGCCGGAGAGCCTCCCCTCTGTTGTCCTCAATCTCCCTAACGCTGAAGACACGGAGTTTGAAATCAGACAGAAGCACCAGACTCATGTTTAGCAATTGCTTTGTTGTCTTCACAGTGAATTTTCCAGAAAATCTGACTGGAACTAATTGTACCGTCTCATGTGTGAGAGGAGAGTCAACAGAGGAAAAGGCTGCCGGTTCTGAATCTGATCAAACTTCTCTCTCTTCAGACATTCTATCCCTTTCTTGAAATTTTTTCGATTAAAAAGCCAATACTTTTTTATACCTCAATGGAGAATATCAATATGTTTATAAGTTACTGgagaatataaatgtgtttatattttacTGGAGAATATAAATGTGAGTTTCTCAGGAGGACTGTGTATTGGCAAGAATCTGGCAATACGATACGCATCATGATATAAGGTTTATGATTCAATATATTGTGGGTTTTTTCAAATCTGATTAAggaaaaattgtcaaatataAAGAATGCACAATCATGTGGCTAAAATAAGTTCTAAAAGAGTTTACTTTTCTTAGCAAaaagacctttgacctttttctGCAATCTAAGAATCTTTGCacgtaaaatattaataaaaaaatcaatatatagTGTTTTTGAGAACTGTTACAGTATAACAAAACATAATATCACAACATAAAGTGTGCCAACATTTTCTTACATGTCTATTTTTCAGTGGTGCAAAGTTACCACTGTAAGTACAATTACTCATACGTAGTATTTAAGTCCAATATAAAGGTACTTTACTGGGGTATTTCTAATTTATCCTACTTTGTGCTTCTACTCCACTTCACTTAAGATGGAAATGTGACTCCACAACATGTATTTAATAGATATAGTTAATAGCTAAAATGAGCTCAATCAGCTACAATATTAAAATGCTGCTAATAGAGTAACACATAATGAtctgtaatgtaatataaaaccCTGACAGAGGCCAGTCTGGTGTTCAATGATGCTAAAATATGGTGTTAAGTTGCTCATTAAGCAAATTTAGCTGATAatactttttcttgtaatggcCTATTTTTATGTTGACATACTCAATTTTTA contains:
- the clstn3 gene encoding calsyntenin-3 isoform X4, which gives rise to MDRMNFLSFFLLCLTSVASGNKANKHKPWIETEYQGIVMENDNTVLLNPPLFALDKDAPLHYAGEICGFRVHNGPSGSGSVQFEAVVLDRSTGEGLVRSKEPLDCESQREHSFTIQAYDCGEGPDGVNSKKSHKATVHVRVNDVNEFSPVFVERRYEASVPEGRLFDRIVRVEALDADCSPQYSQICFYDIITPNVPFAIDNDGNIKNTEPLDSKRQRVHTFWVTAFDCGKNRAQADAQVVVTVKPSCKPGWIGWTKRVEYTPGSGSIPLFPSLHLETCEETVWNIQATVELQTGHIGKGCDRDSYSDRSVRRLCGAVRGEVDLLPPPSPAANWTSALPTLPSSDSSLVFSFNGSNHVAVVPDSVVSALSGDHFTLQLWMRRGGANIQPTTTQTRGNRKEEETIVCSTVKNDDSFSHYSLSVHGCRLSLFYWPDVSAARPVKFLWKLEQVCDSEWHHLSLSVQFPSVTLYVDGVTFDPALIHDNGAIPNPAPRQRMLIGACWEPEEKQKEILNNTIPEGKDSVKYVGGYHGLLSGVTVRPGSVEPHSVVECLYACREGLDFGDLETLGSGMKVHVNPSQSVLVLEGDDIESFNRAVQQVTYRNSLRFATPGVRPLKLTTSLRCFNEESCLSLKQLEGYLVVLQPDAPQISLSGVGPHLARPAPEFEGPRGIPLFPELRIVCSLSHAVNTAAQGMEGGALMSDAVAHTLDGCEVQPLGEELNPEREELLVDMVLVRERGLEIINTTAYIAITGAESISVYEDVLRSVHYRLAKGSARFERRFRLSCSEMNGRYTSNELTLEVNFLHSVHSLDSLYQPSHLLASQQQFLHPSHHAGELSGHVLPNPHRNSVVPGAATVIIMVCVGFLVVMVILGVFRIRSIHRRGEGARGGGKEGSSQWDDSALTIIVNPMESYESRMGISADTEGEAEEDEEVAESPEDASDDQRIIIKKEGRDGNARRY